One Roseburia rectibacter DNA window includes the following coding sequences:
- the rlmD gene encoding 23S rRNA (uracil(1939)-C(5))-methyltransferase RlmD produces the protein MADKNAMKNKSAMRNKSKVKNKDIAKNKAAGKKKYAVDKTMKQEAEKRTAGKMGKKKYAVDKTVKQEAEKRTIGKMEKKYAVTKAFKEKTDHGKSVKEKKVSGKNTSEKMITKKQNADMCQYAKKCGGCDYQGLSYEKQLKEKQEYVRKNVGGFCRVLPIIGMENPYHYRNKVHAVFDIAKGGTVISGVYKAGTHDVVNIDSCRIEDETADAIIRDIRGLLRSFKIKTYDEDTGYGLLRHVLVRRGFHSGEVMVVLVLGSPILPSKNNFVKALRKLHPEITTVVLNVNDKKTSMVLGEKETVIYGKGYIEDTLCGCTFRISPKSFYQVNPVQTEILYTKAIEYAGLTGKERIVDAYCGIGTIGLIAASKAKEVISVELNRDAVKDAVTNAKRNDIKNAQFYNADAGQFMVEMAEYRDDQKKNPTPASGKSGKRATPDGNVDVVFMDPPRAGSDEAFLSSVVRLAPKRVVYISCNPETLARDLKYLTKHGYEARECQPVDLFPWTKHVETVVLMSKVNPDR, from the coding sequence ATGGCAGATAAAAATGCAATGAAAAATAAAAGTGCAATGAGGAACAAAAGTAAAGTTAAAAATAAAGACATAGCGAAAAATAAAGCTGCAGGCAAGAAAAAGTATGCAGTTGATAAAACAATGAAGCAGGAGGCAGAAAAACGAACCGCCGGAAAAATGGGAAAGAAAAAATATGCGGTTGATAAAACAGTGAAGCAGGAAGCAGAAAAGCGAACCATCGGAAAAATGGAAAAGAAGTATGCAGTGACTAAAGCATTTAAAGAAAAAACGGATCATGGAAAATCGGTAAAAGAGAAAAAAGTATCAGGAAAAAACACGTCGGAAAAAATGATCACGAAGAAGCAGAACGCAGACATGTGCCAGTATGCAAAAAAATGCGGTGGTTGCGATTATCAGGGACTTTCCTATGAAAAACAGCTCAAAGAAAAGCAGGAATATGTCAGAAAAAATGTCGGTGGATTTTGCAGAGTACTGCCGATCATCGGAATGGAAAATCCGTATCATTACCGCAACAAAGTGCATGCGGTATTTGACATAGCAAAAGGTGGGACAGTTATCTCCGGTGTATACAAAGCAGGAACGCATGATGTGGTAAACATTGATTCCTGCCGCATTGAAGATGAAACAGCGGACGCGATCATCCGTGATATCAGAGGACTTTTACGTTCTTTTAAGATCAAAACATATGATGAGGATACCGGATATGGTCTGCTTCGTCATGTATTGGTTCGCCGTGGTTTTCACAGTGGGGAAGTCATGGTGGTATTAGTACTCGGTTCGCCAATCCTGCCGTCAAAAAATAATTTTGTCAAAGCATTGCGCAAGCTCCATCCGGAGATCACAACCGTTGTCCTTAATGTCAATGACAAAAAAACAAGCATGGTTTTAGGAGAAAAAGAGACGGTAATCTATGGTAAAGGCTACATTGAGGACACACTTTGTGGATGTACATTCCGTATTTCCCCGAAATCTTTTTATCAGGTCAATCCGGTGCAGACAGAGATACTTTATACCAAAGCAATCGAATATGCCGGACTGACAGGAAAAGAGCGGATCGTGGATGCTTACTGCGGTATTGGAACGATTGGTCTTATCGCAGCGTCAAAAGCCAAAGAAGTCATCAGTGTAGAATTAAACCGTGATGCAGTGAAAGATGCCGTGACCAATGCAAAACGCAATGATATCAAAAATGCCCAGTTCTACAATGCCGATGCAGGACAGTTTATGGTAGAAATGGCAGAATACCGTGACGATCAGAAAAAAAATCCGACACCGGCTTCTGGAAAATCAGGAAAAAGAGCAACGCCGGATGGAAATGTGGATGTCGTATTCATGGATCCGCCAAGAGCAGGCAGTGATGAGGCATTTTTATCTTCGGTTGTCCGTCTTGCACCGAAACGCGTGGTGTATATTTCCTGTAATCCGGAAACCTTAGCAAGAGATTTAAAATATCTGACTAAACATGGGTATGAGGCAAGAGAGTGCCAGCCGGTGGACCTTTTTCCTTGGACAAAACATGTGGAGACGGTAGTTTTGATGTCAAAGGTGAACCCTGACAGGTAA
- a CDS encoding winged helix-turn-helix transcriptional regulator yields the protein MNKEFNCPVEATISLIGGKYKSVILFHLMGKTLRYSELHKKIPKATDKMLAQQLRELEKDGLIKRTVYPVVPPKTEYNLTEFGESLSPILNAMCNWGESYLNIPSQCVEES from the coding sequence ATGAATAAGGAATTTAACTGTCCGGTGGAGGCGACGATCTCCCTGATCGGCGGCAAATACAAGTCGGTCATTTTGTTTCATCTGATGGGAAAAACGCTCCGCTACAGTGAACTTCATAAAAAGATACCGAAAGCCACCGATAAAATGCTCGCACAGCAACTTCGGGAACTGGAAAAAGACGGACTTATCAAAAGAACCGTCTATCCGGTTGTCCCGCCCAAAACAGAGTACAACCTGACGGAGTTTGGAGAGAGCCTGTCACCGATCCTAAATGCCATGTGTAACTGGGGAGAGTCCTATCTGAACATTCCGAGTCAGTGTGTGGAAGAGTCGTGA
- a CDS encoding nitroreductase family protein: MELLEIAKKRHSVRKYTGKEIEQEKLDKILEAAHVAPTAANMQPVRLIVVKSKEGLEKVGKAANIYQAPAAIVVCANKTKAWKRPFDGKITTDIDASILTDHMMLEATELGLGSVWICYFNPDILKEELNLPENLEPVNILALGYSDEPDASTERHKDMRIDMDELVSYL; this comes from the coding sequence ATGGAATTATTAGAGATTGCAAAAAAGAGACATTCTGTACGAAAGTACACAGGAAAAGAAATTGAACAGGAAAAACTGGATAAAATCTTAGAGGCTGCCCACGTAGCACCGACCGCCGCGAACATGCAGCCGGTACGCCTTATAGTCGTAAAAAGCAAAGAAGGACTGGAAAAAGTCGGAAAAGCAGCAAATATTTATCAGGCACCGGCTGCCATTGTCGTCTGTGCCAATAAGACAAAAGCCTGGAAGCGTCCGTTTGACGGCAAGATCACAACCGACATCGATGCCTCGATCCTGACCGACCATATGATGCTTGAGGCAACCGAGCTTGGTCTTGGCAGTGTCTGGATTTGCTACTTTAACCCGGACATATTAAAAGAAGAACTGAACCTTCCGGAAAACTTAGAACCGGTCAATATCTTAGCACTCGGATACAGTGATGAACCGGACGCATCCACAGAACGTCATAAAGATATGCGCATTGACATGGATGAGCTGGTTTCCTACCTTTAA
- a CDS encoding class I SAM-dependent rRNA methyltransferase produces the protein MSAVVTLKKGEGRTIKAGGAWIFDNEIDTVMGSFENGEIVVVHDFDGYPMGKGFINTNSKIRIRMLTRHVDQEIDRAFLQMRVKNAWEYRKTTVDTSSCRVIFGEADFLPGLVIDKYEDVLVVECLALGMEQFKETIVSLLKEELGKDGIKVRGVYERSDANERTKEGLPKVKGFIGEEFDTNVEITENGVRYLVDVVNGQKTGFFLDQKYNRLAMQRICKGKKVLDCFTHMGTFALNAGIAGAADVTGLDISEYAVQQANENARRNGLEDTVHFRCANVLDELPKLAQSGEQYDVVILDPPAFTKSRQATKNAIKGYREINMKGLKLVKDGGYLATCSCSHFMTQELLAKTVKEAAKAAHKRLRQVEFRTQAPDHPILWANSENVPESYYLKFYIFQVVDER, from the coding sequence ATGAGTGCAGTTGTGACATTAAAAAAGGGTGAAGGAAGAACGATCAAGGCAGGCGGTGCATGGATTTTTGATAACGAGATTGATACGGTCATGGGAAGTTTTGAAAACGGAGAGATCGTAGTTGTGCATGATTTTGACGGCTATCCGATGGGAAAAGGATTTATCAATACCAATTCAAAGATCCGCATCCGCATGCTGACGAGACATGTGGATCAGGAGATCGACCGCGCATTTTTACAAATGCGTGTAAAAAATGCATGGGAGTACCGCAAAACAACGGTCGATACATCATCCTGCCGTGTAATCTTCGGGGAAGCAGATTTCCTGCCGGGACTTGTCATTGATAAATATGAGGACGTACTTGTGGTAGAGTGCTTAGCACTTGGCATGGAGCAGTTTAAGGAGACGATCGTTTCCTTATTAAAGGAAGAACTTGGAAAAGACGGCATCAAAGTGCGTGGCGTTTATGAGAGAAGCGATGCCAATGAGCGCACCAAAGAGGGACTTCCAAAGGTAAAAGGATTTATCGGCGAGGAATTTGACACTAACGTTGAGATTACAGAAAACGGTGTCCGTTATCTGGTTGATGTCGTAAACGGACAGAAAACCGGATTTTTCTTAGACCAGAAATATAACCGCCTTGCGATGCAGCGGATCTGTAAAGGGAAAAAGGTGTTAGACTGCTTTACCCATATGGGAACATTTGCCTTAAATGCCGGAATTGCAGGGGCAGCGGATGTCACAGGTCTTGACATTTCCGAGTATGCCGTGCAGCAGGCAAACGAAAATGCGCGCAGAAACGGACTGGAGGATACCGTTCATTTCCGCTGTGCGAATGTGCTCGATGAACTGCCGAAACTGGCGCAGAGCGGCGAGCAGTATGATGTTGTCATCTTAGACCCGCCGGCATTTACCAAGTCGCGCCAGGCAACGAAAAACGCGATCAAAGGTTACCGTGAGATCAACATGAAAGGCTTAAAACTGGTAAAAGACGGCGGCTATCTTGCAACTTGTTCCTGCTCCCATTTCATGACACAGGAACTTTTGGCAAAAACAGTCAAAGAGGCGGCAAAGGCAGCACACAAGAGACTCCGCCAGGTGGAATTCAGAACACAGGCGCCGGACCATCCGATTCTCTGGGCAAATTCTGAGAATGTGCCGGAGAGTTATTACTTGAAGTTCTATATCTTCCAGGTCGTAGACGAACGCTAG
- a CDS encoding glycosyltransferase family 2 protein, whose amino-acid sequence MATISLCMIVKNEEAVLARCLDSIADLMDEIIIVDTGSTDHTKEIAAKYTSQIYDFKWTSDFSAARNFSFSKANMDYIYTADADEVLDEFNHERFLRLKNALLPEIEIVQMKYVTDADFDTVLNAKKEYRPKLFKRLRTFTWVDPVHETVRLTPVIFDSDVEILHKPQNFHSKRDFSIFIKNFQSGHELSPKIRTMYAKELLKTGDTKDFWDAKPIFQYILEHDLSDDAMKEASCVLAHVYRLEDNKNEFFKLTMKDMLTTPCSEICYELGTYFLAQKDLNEAVIWFYNAAYETESILDVHTNGDLPLYGLVECYELLLAEAKSNIPSDTMLVSSYEEALEKYRRESQSWTMPVEN is encoded by the coding sequence ATGGCTACGATAAGTTTATGCATGATCGTAAAAAATGAAGAAGCGGTTCTTGCCCGCTGCCTCGATTCAATTGCAGATCTTATGGATGAGATCATCATCGTAGATACCGGTTCTACGGATCACACAAAGGAGATCGCTGCAAAATACACCAGTCAGATCTATGATTTTAAATGGACAAGCGATTTTTCCGCGGCGAGAAATTTTTCTTTTTCCAAGGCAAACATGGATTACATCTATACCGCCGATGCAGACGAGGTTTTAGATGAATTTAACCATGAGCGTTTTCTGCGTCTGAAAAATGCACTGCTGCCGGAAATCGAGATCGTTCAGATGAAATATGTGACGGACGCTGATTTTGACACCGTTTTAAATGCAAAAAAAGAATACCGTCCGAAGCTGTTCAAACGTCTGCGCACCTTTACCTGGGTCGATCCGGTGCACGAGACAGTAAGACTTACTCCCGTGATTTTTGACAGTGATGTTGAAATTTTACATAAACCACAGAACTTTCACAGCAAACGTGACTTCTCTATTTTCATCAAAAACTTCCAGAGTGGTCACGAGCTTTCTCCAAAAATCCGCACCATGTATGCCAAAGAGCTGTTAAAGACTGGTGATACAAAAGATTTCTGGGATGCCAAACCGATCTTTCAGTATATCTTAGAGCATGACCTCTCCGATGATGCGATGAAAGAAGCCTCCTGCGTACTCGCACATGTATACCGCCTAGAGGACAACAAAAATGAATTTTTCAAGCTGACGATGAAGGATATGCTGACCACTCCATGTTCCGAGATCTGTTATGAACTTGGCACCTATTTTCTTGCACAGAAGGATTTAAATGAGGCTGTTATCTGGTTTTACAATGCCGCCTACGAGACGGAGAGCATCTTAGATGTCCACACCAACGGCGATCTCCCACTATACGGATTGGTCGAATGTTATGAACTGCTTCTCGCCGAGGCAAAATCGAATATCCCTTCGGATACCATGCTGGTTTCAAGCTATGAGGAAGCGTTGGAAAAATACCGCCGTGAGTCGCAGAGCTGGACGATGCCGGTAGAGAATTAA